From the Flavimarina sp. Hel_I_48 genome, one window contains:
- the mdh gene encoding malate dehydrogenase, which yields MKVTVVGAGAVGASCAEYIAMKNFASEVVLLDIKEGVAEGKAMDLMQTASLNAFDTRISGSTNDYSKTADSHVAVITSGIPRKPGMTREELIGINAGIVKEVASNLIKHSPEVIIIVVSNPMDTMAYLVHKTTDLPKNRIIGMGGALDSARFKFRLAEALECPISDVDGMVLGGHSDTGMIPLTRLATRNSVPVSKFIKEDRLEQVMEDTKVGGATLTKLLGTSAWYAPGAAVSGLVQAIACDQKKMFPCSVMLEGEYGLSDISIGVPVILGKNGIEEIVEIDLTDAEKSKMKESAEAVKKTNDLLEL from the coding sequence ATGAAAGTTACCGTAGTAGGAGCAGGAGCAGTAGGTGCCAGTTGTGCCGAATATATCGCAATGAAGAATTTTGCGTCAGAAGTCGTACTTCTTGATATCAAGGAAGGTGTGGCCGAAGGAAAAGCGATGGACCTTATGCAAACAGCTTCATTAAATGCCTTTGATACCAGAATCTCTGGAAGCACCAATGATTATAGTAAAACAGCAGATAGCCATGTGGCCGTAATCACAAGTGGTATTCCGCGTAAGCCGGGCATGACCCGTGAAGAACTTATAGGGATCAATGCAGGTATTGTTAAAGAGGTGGCTTCCAACTTAATTAAGCACTCTCCAGAGGTAATTATTATTGTGGTAAGTAATCCTATGGATACGATGGCTTACCTGGTGCACAAAACAACAGATTTGCCTAAAAACAGAATCATAGGTATGGGCGGTGCGCTTGATAGTGCACGTTTCAAATTCCGTCTTGCGGAAGCGCTGGAATGTCCTATCTCTGATGTGGATGGTATGGTTTTGGGCGGTCACAGCGATACGGGTATGATCCCACTTACGCGACTTGCAACACGCAATAGCGTACCTGTTTCTAAATTTATTAAAGAAGATCGTTTAGAACAAGTGATGGAAGATACTAAAGTAGGGGGTGCAACCCTTACTAAACTGCTGGGAACTTCTGCATGGTATGCTCCGGGTGCAGCAGTTTCAGGATTGGTCCAGGCCATTGCCTGTGACCAGAAAAAAATGTTCCCTTGCTCTGTTATGCTTGAGGGTGAATATGGCCTTAGCGATATCTCTATAGGTGTTCCCGTAATTTTGGGCAAAAATGGTATCGAAGAAATCGTTGAAATCGATCTTACCGATGCCGAGAAGAGCAAAATGAAAGAAAGCGCAGAAGCGGTCAAGAAAACCAATGACCTGCTTGAACTATAA
- a CDS encoding DUF6588 family protein, with amino-acid sequence MKKLVITTVLFFVIFTLRSQNYSGFDGVITAGKTDASTLMEAYIAPAMEGMVYSMSGGWYHTAKTHNKLGFDITIAANTAFIPSKKELFSFSDLQFENTITASPGVTPTVGGDATPAEVTVVTRGGSATFTMPEGVKDDLPLNAMPAPVLQAGVGLLYDTDLMLRYTPKVGSNDVKGSLFGVGLKHNLMQYFGPLDNLPLNVSLLGAFSSMDVDYDLANNSSIEGDNQKAEFNLKSYTVQGLASLDFPFISVYGSLGYTGGKSELDVLGTYTVDYTGGIQSTTFTDPIAIALKPSSFRSSIGARLSLGFFKVFADYTLQEYNNLSAGVAFSFR; translated from the coding sequence ATGAAAAAACTTGTTATTACAACTGTGTTGTTTTTTGTGATCTTTACTTTAAGATCACAAAATTATAGTGGTTTTGATGGTGTGATTACCGCCGGAAAAACTGACGCCAGCACATTGATGGAAGCCTATATCGCTCCCGCGATGGAAGGTATGGTTTACTCCATGAGCGGCGGCTGGTACCATACGGCCAAAACCCACAATAAATTAGGTTTTGATATTACCATTGCGGCAAATACCGCTTTTATTCCTTCAAAAAAGGAACTTTTCTCCTTTTCTGATTTGCAATTTGAAAATACAATTACCGCTTCCCCGGGTGTTACGCCCACAGTGGGCGGTGATGCAACGCCTGCTGAGGTTACTGTTGTCACCCGTGGTGGCAGCGCTACTTTTACCATGCCCGAAGGCGTAAAGGATGATCTTCCGCTCAATGCAATGCCCGCTCCCGTGCTGCAGGCAGGTGTTGGTCTTTTGTACGATACAGATCTTATGCTGCGATATACACCAAAGGTGGGCAGTAATGATGTGAAAGGCAGTCTTTTTGGTGTTGGTTTAAAACACAATCTAATGCAGTATTTTGGTCCGTTGGATAATCTTCCGCTCAATGTTTCCCTTTTGGGGGCTTTTTCCAGTATGGATGTGGATTATGATTTGGCAAATAATTCTTCTATAGAAGGCGATAATCAAAAAGCGGAATTTAATTTGAAGTCTTATACAGTCCAGGGTCTTGCTTCTTTGGATTTTCCATTTATAAGTGTTTACGGTAGCCTGGGCTACACAGGTGGCAAATCTGAACTGGATGTCCTGGGCACCTATACCGTAGATTATACAGGGGGAATACAAAGTACCACATTTACAGATCCCATCGCTATTGCCCTCAAACCGTCAAGTTTCAGGTCTTCTATTGGCGCGCGTTTGAGCCTCGGGTTTTTTAAGGTTTTTGCAGATTATACGCTTCAGGAGTACAATAATCTAAGTGCTGGTGTCGCTTTTAGCTTTCGGTAA
- the gyrB gene encoding DNA topoisomerase (ATP-hydrolyzing) subunit B, with amino-acid sequence MSEEVNKKQYSADSIQALEGMEHVRMRPSMYIGDVGVRGLHHLVYEVVDNSIDEAMGGYCDSIKVIINENNSISVEDNGRGIPVDLHKKEGVSALEVVMTKIGAGGKFDKDSYKVSGGLHGVGVSVVNALSNHLRATVYRDGVIWEQEYEKGKAMYPVKSIGETDKKGTVVTFSPDDSIFQQSVEYNYDTLASRMRELAYLNKGITITLTDKRFPDEKGEIVTETFHSEEGLKEFVRFLDGNRQPIIGEVISMEGEKNDIPVEVAMIYNDSYAENLHSYVNNINTHEGGTHLAGFRRGLTGSLKKYADASGMLDKLKFDITGDDFREGLTAIISVKVAEPQFEGQTKTKLGNREVTAAVSQAVSEMLEIYLEEHPDDAKTIVQKVILAAQARHAAKKAREMVQRKTVMSIGGLPGKLSDCSETDPSVCEVFLVEGDSAGGTAKQGRDRNFQAILPLRGKILNVEKAMRHRVFDNEEIKNIFTALGVTIGTEEDSKALNLSKLRYHKVVIMCDADVDGSHIATLILTFFFRYMRELLENGHIYIATPPLYLVKKGKKMRYAWSDKERDEYNAEMGGSAAVQRYKGLGEMNAEQLWDTTMNPEFRTLRQVAIDSGTEADRIFSMLMGDEVPPRREFIEKNAVYANIDV; translated from the coding sequence ATGAGCGAAGAAGTAAATAAGAAACAATATTCGGCAGATAGCATTCAGGCCCTTGAGGGTATGGAGCATGTACGCATGCGACCATCCATGTACATTGGTGACGTAGGTGTACGTGGTCTTCATCACCTGGTTTATGAGGTGGTAGACAACTCCATTGATGAGGCCATGGGCGGGTATTGCGACTCGATCAAGGTTATTATCAATGAGAATAACAGTATAAGTGTAGAGGACAATGGTCGTGGTATTCCCGTAGACCTGCATAAAAAAGAAGGCGTTTCCGCCCTTGAGGTGGTTATGACAAAAATTGGTGCCGGGGGTAAATTTGACAAAGATTCCTATAAAGTTTCCGGTGGACTTCACGGGGTAGGGGTAAGTGTTGTAAATGCGCTCTCCAATCATTTGCGTGCTACCGTATATAGGGATGGCGTTATCTGGGAGCAGGAATATGAGAAGGGTAAGGCCATGTATCCCGTAAAATCAATCGGAGAGACTGATAAAAAGGGTACGGTGGTTACGTTTTCACCAGATGACAGTATTTTTCAGCAGAGCGTAGAATATAATTATGATACGCTTGCCAGTCGTATGCGTGAATTGGCATACCTGAATAAAGGGATTACAATTACACTTACCGATAAACGTTTTCCTGACGAAAAAGGAGAGATCGTTACCGAAACCTTCCATTCTGAAGAAGGATTAAAAGAGTTTGTACGTTTTCTTGATGGAAACCGCCAGCCCATCATCGGTGAAGTTATTTCCATGGAAGGTGAAAAGAACGATATTCCGGTTGAGGTTGCCATGATCTATAATGACAGCTATGCTGAAAACCTGCATTCTTACGTAAACAATATCAACACGCATGAAGGAGGTACACATTTAGCCGGTTTCCGCCGTGGACTTACCGGTTCGCTAAAAAAATACGCAGATGCTTCTGGCATGCTTGATAAGCTGAAATTTGATATTACCGGTGATGATTTCCGTGAGGGATTGACCGCGATAATTTCAGTAAAGGTGGCCGAACCTCAGTTTGAAGGTCAGACCAAAACCAAACTGGGTAACCGGGAGGTAACCGCAGCAGTTTCCCAGGCGGTTTCAGAAATGCTTGAAATTTATCTGGAAGAGCATCCCGATGACGCCAAGACGATTGTGCAAAAAGTGATCCTTGCAGCTCAGGCGCGCCATGCTGCAAAAAAAGCCCGTGAGATGGTGCAGCGTAAGACCGTGATGAGCATTGGCGGCTTACCTGGAAAATTATCAGATTGTTCTGAAACAGATCCTTCGGTTTGTGAAGTGTTTCTTGTGGAGGGTGATTCGGCAGGTGGTACGGCAAAACAAGGTCGTGACCGTAACTTTCAGGCGATACTTCCACTACGCGGAAAAATCCTGAACGTGGAGAAAGCGATGCGTCACCGCGTTTTTGATAATGAAGAGATAAAAAATATATTTACCGCCCTTGGGGTAACCATAGGTACTGAAGAAGATAGTAAGGCGCTCAACCTTTCAAAATTGCGCTATCATAAAGTAGTGATCATGTGTGATGCGGATGTGGATGGTAGTCACATTGCGACCTTGATCCTGACGTTCTTTTTCCGCTATATGCGTGAACTTCTTGAAAACGGTCATATTTATATCGCCACGCCACCGCTTTACCTCGTTAAAAAAGGTAAAAAAATGCGTTATGCGTGGAGTGATAAAGAGCGGGATGAATACAATGCTGAAATGGGCGGAAGTGCCGCGGTACAGCGTTATAAAGGTCTCGGGGAGATGAATGCCGAACAATTGTGGGATACCACAATGAATCCGGAATTTAGAACCCTGCGACAGGTTGCCATTGATAGCGGCACCGAAGCAGACCGTATTTTCTCAATGCTTATGGGGGATGAAGTTCCGCCAAGGCGTGAGTTTATTGAAAAGAATGCCGTTTATGCGAATATTGACGTATAA
- a CDS encoding DUF1080 domain-containing protein, which yields MNLKNVRIKRKYEACIIMLAVLLFMGSCGSTKEDPADWQDLFNGKNLEGWTPKIYHHELGDNYANTFRVKDGTIEVNYDEYEQFNERYGHLFYKQPFSSFHLKFRYKFTQQWMEDAPVYTYRNSGVMFHSQDPKTILKEQDWPISVEYQMLADAEDGNPRPTGNMCSPGTEVIFEGEMDPRHCIESTSPTIPWNEWVEADLIVYGDSLVIHKVNGKTVLQYTKPQIGGEVANGFDPEMKKDGQLLNSGYIGLQAEGQGVIFKNIKIKDLSNKE from the coding sequence ATGAATTTGAAAAACGTACGTATTAAAAGGAAGTATGAAGCCTGCATTATCATGCTCGCAGTGTTACTGTTTATGGGCTCTTGTGGTAGTACAAAAGAAGACCCGGCAGACTGGCAAGACCTTTTTAACGGAAAAAATCTGGAGGGCTGGACTCCAAAAATCTATCATCATGAATTGGGCGACAATTACGCCAATACTTTTCGGGTTAAGGATGGAACCATAGAAGTAAATTATGACGAATATGAGCAGTTTAATGAACGCTATGGGCATTTATTCTACAAGCAGCCTTTTTCAAGTTTTCATCTAAAGTTCCGTTATAAATTCACGCAACAGTGGATGGAAGATGCGCCCGTTTATACCTACAGGAACAGCGGCGTTATGTTTCACTCACAAGATCCAAAAACCATATTGAAAGAGCAGGATTGGCCTATTTCCGTGGAATATCAAATGCTCGCTGATGCCGAAGATGGAAATCCTCGGCCTACGGGAAATATGTGTTCCCCGGGAACTGAAGTGATTTTTGAAGGGGAGATGGACCCCCGGCATTGTATTGAATCCACTTCTCCCACCATTCCCTGGAACGAATGGGTGGAGGCAGACCTTATCGTTTATGGCGACTCACTCGTCATCCACAAAGTCAATGGAAAAACGGTTCTTCAATACACCAAACCGCAAATAGGTGGTGAGGTTGCCAACGGCTTTGACCCTGAAATGAAAAAAGATGGCCAACTGCTTAATAGCGGTTATATCGGCCTGCAGGCCGAAGGACAGGGCGTTATTTTTAAGAATATAAAAATCAAGGATTTATCGAATAAGGAATAA
- the asnB gene encoding asparagine synthase B — MCGIVCAYDLKQKSEDLRPQLLEMSKKVRHRGPDWNGVYSDEKTIMAHERLSIVDPASGKQPLLSPDGKLVLAANGEIYNHRALRKTLKNTYDFQTESDCEVILALYQEKGPDFLDEMNGIFAFSLYDTEKDEYFIARDHMGIIPLYMGWDKNGTFYVASELKALEGTCTKIELFPPGHYLHSRDGELKQWYKRDWMEYDAVKDNETDIQKIKDALEAAVHRQLMSDVPYGVLLSGGLDSSITSAVAKKYADKRIESDDTSAAWWPTLHSFSVGLEGSPDLAAAQKVADHIGTVHHEIKFTIQEGLDAIRDVIYNLETYDITTIRASTPMYLMARVIKSMGVKMVLSGEGADELFGGYLYFHKAPNAKEFHEETVRKLSKLHMYDCLRANKSLAAWGIEGRVPFLDKEFMDVAMSINPQDKMINGERMEKWVIRKAFEDYLPKEVAWRQKEQFSDGVGYSWIDTLKRTVNESVSDEQLANARYKFPIQTPQNKEEFYYRSIFEEHFPSDAAALCVPQEASVACSTKIALEWDEAFKNMNDPSGRAIANVHTDAYVKG; from the coding sequence ATGTGCGGAATAGTTTGCGCTTACGACCTCAAGCAAAAGTCTGAAGACTTGCGACCACAATTATTGGAAATGTCTAAAAAAGTACGTCACCGCGGTCCTGACTGGAATGGTGTGTACAGTGATGAAAAAACCATCATGGCGCACGAGCGTCTCTCCATTGTAGATCCTGCCTCTGGAAAACAGCCTTTATTGAGCCCTGATGGAAAACTGGTTCTTGCCGCAAATGGAGAAATCTATAATCACCGCGCACTACGCAAAACTTTAAAGAACACATACGACTTTCAAACAGAATCAGATTGTGAAGTTATATTGGCATTATACCAGGAAAAAGGCCCCGATTTTCTGGATGAAATGAACGGTATTTTCGCTTTTTCCCTTTATGATACTGAAAAGGATGAATACTTTATAGCCCGTGACCACATGGGGATTATCCCATTGTATATGGGATGGGATAAAAATGGTACTTTCTATGTGGCTTCAGAATTGAAAGCACTTGAGGGAACCTGTACAAAAATAGAATTGTTTCCTCCGGGTCATTACCTGCATAGCCGCGATGGCGAACTTAAACAATGGTACAAGCGGGACTGGATGGAATATGATGCGGTCAAAGACAATGAGACCGATATCCAAAAGATCAAGGATGCGCTGGAAGCTGCCGTTCACAGACAATTGATGTCTGACGTGCCTTATGGTGTGCTGCTTTCCGGAGGTCTTGATTCGTCAATAACTTCTGCGGTGGCTAAAAAATATGCGGATAAGCGCATAGAATCAGATGATACTTCTGCCGCATGGTGGCCCACATTGCACTCTTTTTCCGTAGGGCTTGAAGGTTCGCCAGATTTGGCCGCTGCGCAAAAAGTAGCAGACCACATTGGTACGGTGCACCATGAGATAAAATTTACCATTCAGGAAGGACTTGACGCCATTCGCGATGTAATCTATAATCTGGAAACTTATGATATCACCACAATTCGTGCTTCTACGCCCATGTATTTAATGGCGCGTGTGATCAAATCCATGGGCGTAAAAATGGTACTTTCCGGTGAGGGGGCAGATGAACTTTTTGGCGGTTATTTATATTTCCACAAAGCACCAAATGCAAAGGAATTTCATGAAGAGACCGTACGTAAATTGAGCAAATTGCACATGTACGATTGTTTACGGGCAAACAAATCACTTGCCGCGTGGGGGATTGAAGGTCGTGTACCGTTTTTAGACAAAGAATTTATGGATGTAGCCATGAGCATCAACCCACAGGATAAAATGATCAACGGGGAGCGCATGGAAAAATGGGTGATTCGTAAAGCTTTTGAGGATTATTTGCCAAAAGAAGTCGCATGGCGCCAGAAAGAACAGTTTTCTGACGGCGTGGGCTACAGCTGGATAGATACGTTAAAAAGAACAGTTAACGAAAGCGTAAGCGATGAGCAACTTGCAAACGCACGTTACAAATTCCCCATACAAACCCCACAGAACAAAGAGGAATTTTACTACCGAAGCATTTTTGAAGAGCACTTTCCCAGTGATGCCGCTGCACTTTGCGTACCACAGGAAGCCTCGGTCGCCTGTAGTACCAAGATTGCTTTAGAGTGGGACGAAGCCTTTAAAAACATGAACGATCCCAGTGGTCGCGCCATTGCAAACGTACATACAGATGCTTATGTGAAAGGGTAG